Proteins encoded in a region of the Natranaeroarchaeum aerophilus genome:
- a CDS encoding FAD synthase, which yields MVTTVVAQGTFDILHPGHVHYLRDAAAMGDELVVIVARGENVTHKQPPILPDSQRVAMIEALEPVDRAVLGHPDDIFRPIEELDPDVIALGHDQHHDDDAIQAELDRRGIDCAVERASAREPDSEEELLSTGLIIERILEERR from the coding sequence ATGGTGACGACGGTCGTCGCACAGGGCACCTTCGACATCCTCCATCCCGGTCACGTCCACTACCTGCGGGACGCCGCGGCGATGGGTGACGAGCTCGTCGTCATCGTCGCCCGGGGAGAGAACGTTACTCACAAGCAGCCCCCGATCCTCCCCGACTCTCAACGCGTGGCGATGATCGAAGCGCTGGAGCCGGTCGACCGGGCGGTTCTGGGACATCCCGACGATATTTTCAGACCGATCGAGGAGCTCGATCCGGACGTCATCGCCCTGGGTCACGACCAGCACCACGACGACGACGCGATTCAGGCGGAACTGGATCGGCGCGGGATCGACTGTGCGGTCGAACGTGCCTCGGCGCGCGAGCCGGACTCAGAGGAAGAGTTGCTCTCGACCGGTCTGATTATCGAGCGGATACTCGAGGAGCGACGCTGA
- a CDS encoding Mov34/MPN/PAD-1 family protein: MGLFDSLFRSSEVLGIARETLEFALQASEQTHPDEYMGMLRGTEAREVGLDRDGLVITDVLVIPGTESNSVSATVKTNMIPNDNKSLGSVHSHPNGALRPSKADLATFTRGDVHIIIGAPYGRTDWKAFDSDGQPTELNVLDVDLPDDDEFFHFDQHDIDAELREDEFDRGRRW, encoded by the coding sequence ATGGGCCTGTTCGATTCCCTGTTCCGGTCGAGCGAAGTCCTCGGGATCGCCCGGGAGACGCTGGAGTTCGCCCTGCAGGCGTCCGAACAAACACACCCCGACGAGTACATGGGAATGTTGCGCGGGACGGAAGCCCGGGAGGTCGGTCTCGACCGAGATGGACTCGTCATCACGGACGTGCTCGTGATCCCCGGCACGGAATCGAACAGCGTCAGCGCGACAGTCAAGACGAACATGATCCCGAACGACAACAAGTCGCTCGGCTCGGTCCACTCGCATCCCAACGGCGCGCTGCGCCCGAGCAAGGCCGACCTGGCGACGTTTACCCGGGGCGATGTCCACATCATCATCGGTGCGCCCTATGGACGCACCGACTGGAAGGCGTTCGACTCGGACGGCCAGCCGACCGAGCTAAACGTCCTCGATGTCGACCTGCCCGATGACGATGAGTTCTTCCACTTCGACCAGCACGACATCGACGCCGAACTGCGCGAGGACGAGTTCGACCGGGGGCGACGATGGTGA
- a CDS encoding histidine kinase N-terminal 7TM domain-containing protein: MSLSVQWSWLALVTLSSGFANLILVWAVSKHRDQVGGTWFIGVASLMTAICFAYGGALFVFDPLWLRELLEMVVMLCTLWLGVAWLAFALVYTGRQYVLRTVPAAAITGFFGIITLVALTNGYHELIWMGFELDPVAGAATVTYDLTLMFYVLFAIGVILLSIAQLLLLDTLLSYGRLFQSQVAALLLTPIFPVVGIVAYFFSLGPVPQYSFLPLLLVPHMLLDIYALFSAGMFEFKPATRRIGERTAIDDLDTPVLTVDTEGRLINFNTTAAALFGERARGLVGRNLSELLSTEIDLGNREQDIELLIDGERRQYRITSSPFENVAGTPLGYTTVLQDITDLRQRQQRFAVINRVLRHNLRNDLTVIGGHAELIAGRDTDPSVTDSAETIVDESAALVALAERARELNRTIDGTVADGEPTKLRALVDDLVDERADSVWSPEVDISEGLSVRTDSDVLALVLGNLLDNAIEHIEDPSVRISAIPVRDDGDSIRIEITDTGPGIPEAELDALQNGSEDALQHGSGIGLWVVQSGITALGGDLSFSTENGTTVTLRIPGAVRDDLPR; the protein is encoded by the coding sequence GTGTCGCTCAGTGTGCAGTGGTCGTGGTTGGCGCTTGTTACTCTCTCCAGTGGGTTTGCCAATCTGATTCTCGTCTGGGCGGTCTCGAAACACCGCGATCAGGTCGGTGGGACGTGGTTCATCGGCGTTGCCTCGCTGATGACTGCGATCTGTTTCGCCTACGGCGGCGCGCTGTTCGTGTTCGACCCGCTGTGGTTACGTGAGCTTCTGGAGATGGTGGTGATGCTGTGCACCCTCTGGCTTGGCGTTGCCTGGCTCGCGTTCGCGCTGGTGTACACCGGCCGACAGTACGTGCTTCGGACCGTCCCCGCAGCCGCTATCACCGGCTTTTTCGGTATCATCACGCTCGTCGCGCTGACGAACGGCTATCACGAACTGATCTGGATGGGGTTCGAACTCGATCCAGTTGCTGGGGCGGCGACGGTAACCTACGATCTCACTCTGATGTTTTACGTGCTGTTTGCCATCGGCGTCATCCTCCTGAGTATCGCCCAGTTGCTGTTGCTCGATACGCTGCTCAGCTACGGCCGGCTGTTCCAGTCGCAGGTCGCTGCCCTGTTGCTCACCCCGATCTTTCCCGTGGTCGGTATCGTCGCGTACTTCTTTTCGCTCGGCCCGGTTCCACAGTACAGCTTTCTGCCGCTCCTGTTGGTTCCGCATATGCTGCTCGACATTTACGCCCTGTTCAGTGCGGGAATGTTCGAGTTCAAGCCAGCGACTCGTCGCATCGGTGAACGGACGGCTATCGACGACCTCGACACGCCAGTGCTGACCGTCGATACCGAGGGCCGACTCATTAACTTCAATACGACCGCCGCAGCGTTGTTCGGCGAGCGCGCGCGGGGACTGGTCGGGCGAAACCTTTCCGAACTCCTCTCGACGGAGATCGATCTCGGGAATCGGGAACAGGACATCGAACTCCTGATCGACGGCGAGCGACGGCAGTACCGGATCACGAGTTCGCCGTTCGAGAACGTGGCCGGTACCCCACTGGGCTATACGACTGTTCTACAGGACATCACCGACCTCCGCCAGCGCCAACAGCGCTTTGCAGTGATCAACAGGGTGCTCAGACACAACCTCCGCAACGATCTCACGGTTATCGGCGGTCACGCCGAACTGATCGCGGGACGAGATACCGATCCATCTGTCACCGATTCCGCGGAGACGATCGTCGATGAGAGCGCAGCCCTGGTGGCCCTTGCCGAACGTGCCCGTGAACTGAACCGGACGATCGACGGGACCGTCGCGGACGGCGAGCCGACGAAACTCCGTGCTCTCGTCGACGACCTCGTTGACGAACGTGCCGATTCGGTGTGGAGTCCAGAGGTCGACATCTCGGAGGGTCTCTCCGTGCGAACCGATTCGGACGTCCTGGCGCTCGTGCTTGGTAACCTGCTGGACAACGCGATCGAACACATAGAGGATCCGTCTGTCCGGATTAGCGCGATACCGGTACGAGACGATGGTGACTCCATCCGTATCGAGATCACGGACACCGGCCCCGGCATTCCGGAGGCGGAGCTCGACGCACTGCAGAACGGGAGCGAGGACGCCCTCCAGCATGGCAGTGGGATCGGGCTCTGGGTCGTCCAGTCGGGAATCACTGCGCTCGGCGGTGATCTCTCCTTTTCGACGGAGAATGGTACCACTGTCACGCTTCGGATCCCCGGAGCGGTACGTGACGACCTCCCCCGGTGA
- the ribH gene encoding 6,7-dimethyl-8-ribityllumazine synthase, which produces MVTLGLVVATFNAPVTDKMAASARSAAEEAGVDIAAEIEVPGAYDTPLAADRLARRDDIDAVAVVGAIITGDTDHDDVIGTAAAQKLTEVSLERDTPVAMGITGPGQSADEARARTDYGARAVESAIDLATELEDL; this is translated from the coding sequence ATGGTAACGCTCGGCCTGGTGGTCGCGACGTTCAACGCGCCGGTCACCGACAAGATGGCTGCGTCGGCACGGTCTGCCGCCGAGGAGGCGGGGGTCGACATCGCTGCGGAGATCGAAGTCCCCGGCGCGTACGATACGCCGCTGGCCGCTGACCGACTGGCACGTCGGGACGATATCGATGCCGTCGCCGTCGTCGGCGCGATTATCACCGGTGACACTGACCACGACGACGTGATCGGCACCGCGGCGGCCCAGAAGCTCACCGAGGTCAGTCTAGAACGGGATACGCCGGTCGCGATGGGGATTACTGGTCCCGGACAGAGCGCCGACGAGGCCCGAGCGCGTACCGACTACGGTGCACGAGCGGTCGAAAGCGCGATCGATCTCGCAACCGAACTGGAGGACCTATAA
- a CDS encoding DUF7509 family protein: protein MSQEITRDRIRSRLGAVKHDRFLCYLMGPYKSFNLNYVLTEEQREETPIEELPGPFRRLFRNRDDIDEAKALLRRVQGSLRTEPAINAFLAVDVDIDTETIDAVTQSIEYARCANATAFILPFLGHNFGVGEEAGSVLERLAETHGERIVFVRESDVTSEMIRSARRRWDLRIETYETERELIDVLRRFVLTTMNRERFGDLAYR, encoded by the coding sequence ATGTCCCAAGAAATAACACGGGACCGGATCAGATCTCGGCTTGGAGCGGTCAAACACGACCGATTTCTCTGTTACCTGATGGGCCCGTACAAATCGTTCAACCTCAATTACGTACTGACGGAGGAACAACGCGAAGAAACGCCGATCGAAGAGCTACCCGGTCCGTTCAGGCGGCTCTTCCGGAACAGGGACGATATCGACGAGGCAAAGGCGCTACTTCGTCGGGTCCAGGGTAGTCTTCGAACGGAGCCGGCGATCAATGCGTTTCTCGCGGTCGACGTCGATATCGATACCGAAACGATAGATGCGGTGACACAGAGTATCGAGTACGCGAGATGTGCAAACGCGACAGCGTTCATCCTGCCGTTTCTGGGCCACAACTTCGGCGTCGGAGAGGAAGCCGGAAGTGTGCTGGAACGCCTCGCCGAAACACACGGAGAGCGAATAGTCTTCGTACGTGAGTCGGACGTGACGAGCGAGATGATACGGTCGGCGCGGCGACGGTGGGACCTCCGTATCGAGACGTACGAGACTGAACGTGAGCTGATCGACGTACTGAGACGGTTCGTCCTCACGACGATGAACCGCGAACGGTTCGGCGATCTGGCCTACAGGTAG
- a CDS encoding glutathione S-transferase family protein: MHMLLDGKWTRTAFKATDDSGAFQRQKTSFREHVSANSDAEFPAEPGRYHLYVSKACPWAHRTLITRALKGLEDVVSVDVVDPIRIVDGWRFRPEKDDCTPDTVNGTNYLRDVYTAADDSFTGRVTVPVLWDTERETVVNNESAEIMRMLDTAFHDLGERDVDLYPDGYRDEVDRVMEAIYDPINNGVYRAGFAKSQEAHEEATTELFDALDHWDDVLADQRYLTGDVLTEADIAMFTTLVRFDEVYHTHFKCNVARISDYENLWGYLRELYQLPGVAETVNMDHIKQHYYVTHDDINPTGLVPVGPDPDFEAPHNRDELAGGPPDALL; this comes from the coding sequence ATGCACATGCTTCTCGACGGCAAGTGGACGCGGACAGCGTTCAAAGCGACAGACGACTCCGGGGCCTTCCAGCGTCAGAAGACCTCGTTTCGTGAGCACGTCTCCGCGAACTCGGACGCCGAGTTTCCCGCAGAGCCGGGCCGCTACCATCTCTACGTCAGCAAGGCCTGTCCCTGGGCGCACCGAACCCTAATTACGCGAGCGCTCAAGGGGCTCGAAGACGTCGTCTCGGTCGACGTTGTCGACCCGATCCGGATCGTGGATGGGTGGCGATTCAGGCCAGAAAAAGACGACTGCACACCCGATACGGTCAACGGAACCAACTACCTTCGGGACGTCTACACGGCTGCCGACGACAGTTTTACCGGGCGCGTGACAGTCCCGGTGCTCTGGGACACGGAGCGCGAGACAGTCGTCAACAACGAGTCTGCCGAAATTATGCGGATGCTCGACACCGCGTTCCACGATCTCGGCGAGCGTGACGTAGATCTGTATCCCGACGGATACCGTGACGAGGTTGACCGCGTCATGGAGGCAATCTACGACCCGATCAACAACGGCGTCTACCGCGCCGGGTTCGCCAAATCACAGGAAGCCCACGAGGAAGCGACCACGGAGCTATTCGACGCGCTCGATCACTGGGACGACGTGCTGGCCGACCAGCGCTACCTCACTGGCGACGTCCTGACCGAAGCCGACATTGCCATGTTTACCACACTGGTGCGGTTCGACGAAGTGTATCACACCCACTTCAAATGCAACGTCGCCCGGATCTCCGATTACGAGAACCTCTGGGGCTACCTTCGCGAACTCTACCAGCTGCCGGGCGTCGCCGAAACGGTGAACATGGACCACATCAAACAGCACTACTACGTCACCCACGACGATATCAACCCCACTGGACTCGTGCCGGTGGGGCCGGACCCCGACTTCGAGGCACCCCACAATCGCGACGAACTGGCAGGTGGTCCGCCGGACGCGCTGCTGTGA
- a CDS encoding pyridoxal phosphate-dependent aminotransferase — protein MDFADRVERVEPSATLAISDLASQLEAEGADVVDLSVGEPDFPTPENIVEAAKDAMDAGHTGYAPSNGVPELKDAIAEKLHDDGLDQYSSENVIVTPGAKMALYETVQALIEDGEEVVLLDPAWVSYEAMVKMAGGSLTRVDTSEYDFALEPALDDLAEAVSDETELMVVNSPGNPTGAVYSDAALEGVRDLAVEHDFTVISDEIYKEITYGVEQTSLGTLEGMEDRTVTINGFSKAYSMTGWRLGYVAAPEELIGQAGKLHSHSVSSAVNFVQHAGIEALENTDEAVEEMVEAFAERREFLVDLLAERNVDVAEPDGAFYMMVPVDDNDQAWCEGAIEDAHVATVPGSAFGTPGYARISYANSKERIEEAVERLDAEGYL, from the coding sequence ATGGATTTCGCAGATAGAGTCGAACGTGTCGAACCGAGCGCGACGCTTGCGATCAGCGATCTCGCGTCCCAACTCGAAGCCGAGGGCGCGGACGTCGTCGATCTGAGCGTCGGCGAACCGGACTTCCCGACCCCCGAGAACATCGTCGAGGCGGCCAAAGACGCGATGGACGCCGGACACACCGGCTACGCACCGTCGAACGGCGTCCCCGAACTGAAAGACGCCATCGCCGAAAAGCTCCACGACGACGGCCTCGACCAGTATAGCTCCGAGAACGTCATCGTGACACCCGGCGCGAAGATGGCGCTGTACGAGACCGTTCAGGCGCTGATCGAGGACGGTGAGGAAGTCGTTTTGCTCGATCCCGCGTGGGTCTCCTACGAGGCGATGGTAAAGATGGCAGGCGGCTCGCTCACCCGCGTAGACACCTCGGAATACGACTTCGCGCTCGAACCGGCCCTCGACGACCTCGCCGAGGCCGTCTCGGACGAAACCGAGCTCATGGTCGTGAACTCCCCCGGCAACCCGACCGGCGCGGTCTACTCAGACGCGGCGCTCGAAGGCGTCCGTGACCTTGCCGTCGAGCACGACTTTACCGTCATCTCCGACGAGATCTACAAGGAGATCACCTACGGCGTCGAACAGACCAGCCTCGGGACGCTGGAGGGGATGGAAGACCGCACGGTCACGATCAACGGCTTCTCGAAGGCCTACTCGATGACCGGCTGGCGACTCGGCTACGTCGCCGCTCCCGAGGAGCTGATCGGCCAGGCGGGCAAACTCCACTCCCACTCGGTTTCCTCCGCGGTCAACTTCGTCCAGCACGCCGGGATCGAGGCGCTGGAAAACACTGATGAGGCGGTCGAGGAGATGGTCGAGGCGTTCGCCGAGCGCCGCGAGTTCCTCGTCGACCTGCTCGCCGAGCGTAACGTCGACGTCGCCGAACCCGATGGGGCCTTCTACATGATGGTGCCGGTAGATGACAATGACCAGGCGTGGTGTGAGGGCGCGATCGAGGACGCACACGTCGCCACTGTCCCCGGGAGCGCGTTCGGGACGCCCGGCTACGCGCGGATCTCCTACGCAAACAGCAAGGAGCGGATCGAGGAGGCCGTCGAGCGACTCGACGCTGAAGGCTACCTGTAG
- a CDS encoding helix-turn-helix domain-containing protein has product MGTRHGRATGEPPDDPSELLPETSILSLDEYLEMQAAIGNRTRFEIVYRLVRADELTPTELDSKMDLDDSTLHYHLGKLQDVGLIEKRVRTERDSDGLYTYYRSTVLGEAILEHGVEELLRREWDFTDAYDSTT; this is encoded by the coding sequence ATGGGAACGAGACACGGCCGAGCGACGGGGGAGCCACCGGACGACCCGAGCGAATTGCTCCCGGAAACGAGCATCCTCTCGCTCGACGAGTATCTCGAGATGCAGGCCGCAATCGGCAATCGGACCCGTTTCGAGATCGTCTACCGGCTGGTCCGTGCCGACGAGTTGACTCCGACGGAGCTCGATTCGAAGATGGATCTCGACGATAGTACGCTTCACTATCATCTCGGAAAACTCCAGGACGTCGGTCTGATCGAGAAGCGCGTCCGTACGGAACGGGATAGTGACGGTCTCTACACGTACTACCGATCGACCGTTCTCGGCGAAGCAATCCTCGAACACGGCGTCGAAGAGCTACTCCGGCGTGAGTGGGATTTCACCGACGCCTACGACAGCACCACGTAG